Proteins encoded together in one Labrus bergylta chromosome 20, fLabBer1.1, whole genome shotgun sequence window:
- the tmem200ca gene encoding transmembrane protein 200C → MIATGGLLRINARRQDSLKNKSQKEHTHKKKKKKRRSEVVVVKGKLKVFSVSGLVAALGILVLLVGVVMAALGYWPREGLFLSARPQEGAAMASVSTSRAPVDVQGGERGEDEAETVYRGGGVDRGGGGGDEDGGVGVGYNQTEKLNGTSGHRPQGFLEDFLDRYLYSDRLKVLGPLIMGIGIFLFICANAVLHENRDKKTKVINLRDIYSTVIDLHSLRKPNASSGSSHNPLNGLINYVQSKSLETKPRQYPASLMNRREGGGGGEGGRAYGTEGGDSVFSIYQEEEVPVPPPSSDRLSLPPSFSPPLSSTYWTSFQKEALSSFTLPLRHPRPPPSHRRHSARTGMGGASDTGGKKEQRMEEGGHRGEVEEMFLHPPHPLCASTPPPLRPGQGSSGLSCSSSSLNRGPPGGSQAMLLLSCSSLTPSHLSLSSLSHLLSSYSSTLVPPCRRRSLPSSSAAGYSKLTKGEDESFESTEMTSLHFMKSQEGGQWSGEVTSHREKLRMISQADDQSGVREAQVGGQV, encoded by the exons ATGATCGCAACCGGTGGCCTCCTGCGGATCAACGCACGACGACAAGAttcactgaaaaacaaatcacaaaaagaacacacacacaagaagaagaaaaagaagag GAGGAGTGAGGTGGTCGTGGTGAAGGGGAAGTTGAAGGTCTTTTCAGTCTCTGGTCTGGTGGCGGCTCTCGGCATACTGGTTCTGTTGGTGGGTGTCGTCATGGCCGCCCTGGGTTACTGGCCTCGAGAAGGACTGTTCCTCAGCGCACGGCCACAAGAGGGCGCTGCCATGGCATCAGTGTCTACCAGCAGGGCACCTGTAGACGTCCAG gggggggagaggggggaggacgAAGCTGAGACTGTCtacagagggggaggagtcgacagagggggaggaggaggggatgaaGATGGAGGAGTGGGGGTTGGTtataatcaaacagaaaaactcAACGGGACATCTGGACATCGCCCACAAGGCTTCCTGGAGGATTTCCTGGACAG GTATCTGTACTCTGATAGGCTGAAGGTCTTAGGCCCTCTCATCATGGGCATCGGTATCTTCCTTTTCATCTGTGCGAACGCCGTCCTGCACGAGAACCGCGACAAGAAGACCAAAGTTATCAACCTTCGGGACATTTACTCGACCGTCATCGACCTCCACAGCCTCCGCAAACCCAATGCCTCCTCTGGCTCCTCCCACAATCCCCTCAATGGCCTCATTAACTACGTCCAATCAAAGAGCCTGGAGACCAAGCCTCGACAATACCCAGCCTCTTTGATgaacaggagggagggagggggaggaggggaggggggcagggcCTATGGTACAGAGGGAGGAGACTCAGTGTTCAGTATCTACCAGGAGGAGGAAGTTCCTgttccccctccctcctctgacAGACTCTCCCTCCCCCCAAGCTTCAGCCCCCCCCTATCTTCCACCTACTGGACCTCCTTTCAGAAGGAGGCACTCAGCTCCTTCACCCTCCCCCTCCGCCACCCACGCCCTCCCCCCTCCCACAGGAGGCACTCAGCTAGGACAGGGATGGGCGGGGCTAGCGACACAGGGGGGAAAAAGGagcagaggatggaggagggaggccacagaggggaggtggaggagatgtTTTTGCATCCACCACATCCTCTGTGCGCCTCCACTCCCCCCCCGCTGAGACCCGGTCAGGGATCATCTGGActttcctgcagctcctccagtctCAACAGGGGGCCACCAGGAGGCTCCCAGGCCATgcttctcctctcctgctcctccctcaCCCCCTCCCACCTTTCCCTATCATCTCtgtctcatctcctctcctcttactCCTCCACACTAGTCCCACCCTGCAGGAGGCGGAGCCTCCCGAGCAGCAGTGCCGCAGGTTACAGCAAACTGACAAAAGGAGAAGATGAATCGTTTGAGTCAACTGAGATGACAtcattacattttatgaaatcaCAAGAGGGGGGTCAATGGTCAGGAgaagtgacatcacacaggGAGAAGCTCAGGATGATCTCGCAGGCCGACGACCAATCAGGAGTCAGAGAAGCACAAGTCGGAGGTCaagtttga